From Myripristis murdjan chromosome 13, fMyrMur1.1, whole genome shotgun sequence:
AATATTTTGTAGAGCCTCCTTTTGCTGTAATAACAGCCTGTAGACACCTCCTATAGCCACAAACAAGTCCCTGAAGTCTGGCAGGTGGTATTTTGGGCCATTCCTCCATACAAAACAGCTCCAGTTCAGTCAGGTTTCTTGGCTTCCATGCGTAGACAGCCTGCTTTAAATCAATCCATACATTTTCAATGATGTTAAGGTCTGGGGACTGGGATGGCCATTCCAGAACATTGTATTTGTGCTTCTGCATGAATTCCTTGGTGGATTTTGAACAGTGCTaaggatcattgtcctgctgaaaaATCCAACTCCAGCATAGCTTCAACTTTGTGACCAGCTCTTGAACATTTTTGTCAAGAATCTGCTGATACTGAAACGAATTCATGTGGCCCTCAACTTTAACAAGGTTTCCAGTACCTGTGCTAGTCACGCAGCCCCATAACATGATGGaccctccaccaaatttcacagtaggCAATAAGTTCTTTTCATgggattcagtgtgtttttttcactaTGCATACCTCCTATTGTTCTGGCTTGTCCAGATGTGCTTTTGCATACCTCATGCGACTCTTTTGTGACAAACACTTAGGAAAGGCGTTTTACTTTGCGTGTGCAAAGTACGCTTAATTGTGGAACGATGAACATCTacaccatcagcagccagatgttCTTGTAGTTCTCTGGAGGTGGTCTGTGGCTTGTCTGTGACCATTCTAACCATCCTTCACCTGTgtctttcctgtatttttttttccgcccACCACATCTTTCCTTCACAAGGACTGTTCCTGTGGCCTTCCATTTCTGCACTACATTTCTGACTGTGGAGACAGACAATCCAAACCTTCCAGATAATTTCTTGTGCCCTTCTCCTAATTCATAATAATGAATTATCTTAGTTTTCAGGTCAGTGGAGAGCTGTTTAGAGGCCCCCATGTTGCCACTTTCTCAGAAAGAACCTAGGACAAGCACAGCCAGCAATTACCTATGTAAACAGCTTTTTTCATGATTGGTTCCAACTGTCTTTGTAATTGAAGGTCTAATGAGCTAATCAAAACAATTTTGTGCTGCAACCTGTCAGCTATAAATCCCTACAGGTCTTGAAATGAATGCGATTAAAAGGGTGCCCAAACTTTTGtacatcacattttttacattttattttattataataaaactaTGTAATGCTACTTTAAGAATTTCAGTCTGGAAAACACTCAAATGTCTACATCTCTGTAGGAAAACAAATTTTGTTGCTGTGATCTTCTCTTATAAAGGTAGAGCAAATTATCATAAAATCTCAGAGGGGTGCCCAAACTTTTGCATACCACTGTAGGTTTGAAGACTGAGCTGTGAGGGTTCATTGGGGCTAGGGCTGCTTAAAGGACCACaacagtgattttgcatttgaagcatagtatctacaaaatgtataaacttcacgtttctgctaatcttctccAAAAGCAAggagtcgtattttagaacttgATATCAGTTTTCCTCCCTTGTATCAGCTGTTGGTTTTCAATCATTTAGCTACAATATGatcatgaactttcagagagattaaactttcttcacttcagttttccatcaccgtaataaagtcctccacattactTTTCCTAAAAGCGGCAgtactgttgggttttgatgacttatTGAAATTGGGTGCAGTGAAACGGTCTCtctggcagaaaatagttccaggagatgtttgctttacacacaaccaaaatttgcaaattgaaattcgagggattttgattgtcAATTGTAATCTTTAGTTTCTCTGCActattttcaaaatggtttgttgcgatgtaaaaCGTAGGGAAATTGTATTAAGtgggccaaacattaaaaatcactggcatggtcctttaaagacTCCAAAGACAATGTTTTTGGTGTCAACATGTCCAAAGACAGGGTTTAAACTGCTCCATGTTTTGGTCTCAGGGATTTACATGCAGGGAAAAACTAAGGATGGCCTGGGGTTGATGTTCGGCGTGAACCACATCGGTCACTTTCTGCTaaccaacctgctgctggaccGGCTGAAGGAGTGCGGCCCGAGCCGGGTGATCAATGTGGCATCAGTGGGCCATAATTTCGGGATCATCGACTTCAACTGCCTGAACACCCACAAAGCTTTGGGGCAGGGGGATTCGTTCTATGACGTCTTGAAGATCTACTGTAACAGCAAGCTGTGTAACGTCCTCTTCACGCATGAGCTGGCCAAGAGACTGCAGGGCACAAAGGTGACCTGCTACAGCCTCCATCCAGGTCAGTACAATACTGGATTTCACCACTGGACACTCGcagtttcaaagaaaaaaaggtgtttaaATAAGGCATTGTGAATCGGTGGTTCCAGGCATGGGTCCTCGGGGAACAAGAGTGATCCTTAAAAGGGTTCCAGGGACTTCAAAGaaaacaaggagtttaacatcACAAAGAAAAGGCATTTTGATGGTGTTTTATTCCCCTGATTTGACGTATttccaacaggaaacaggatgCAGGCAGGGTGTAATGCAGGGAGGGACTATTTGGGATGAAATCACAGTAAACAAAGGCGGTGAAATCCAGTGCATATGGTGTGGTTGGTGAAGCAACTCACAGTGAAATGCTTTCTGCATTAATTTGAGCTTTACATATACGAAGTTTATATTATTTAAATCAAGTAAATTCCAGTCATAGTGCCTCTGGAAACGAAATAAGGCTTTCAGTTTTATTAGTGGGAACTGAATATATACCATGTATACTATGAAGTAACCactaaaaaatacattattttcttggaaatcttttcttttcttctcttttcttcttaaTTTTTATATGAAATTTGAGAGAGTAACATGTATTGTATACATGTTGGAAATTTGCTCTCTCTTATTGAGATTAACTttaatttcaccattttttctctcaaaggATGAATGTTTTCATCTTGGGTGTCCCTCCCCTGCCCCCATCTACAGTGAAGACAGTTTTAAAAGCTAATGCAATCATGTGTTAagtcatatgtttttttttgttttttttttttttacaaatttaaaGTGATACAATTtcatgtcagatcagtgatgctggattaaCCTCAGacttcttgtgtttaaatgcttgtgaaaggctttCTTAAGCTTTTCTGTCAGATTCTGGAATATGTCTGTTGAGTTCAATATTTGTCAGCAAATCACAAATATTCCTGGATTAGCTCCCAAAAATCTGGTCACTTTACAAATCCagattgtggattagcagcccaggtgAGCACgtagcaactaatgaggatatttcaccaccatgtggactcgtcCAGGTAACTTTACGACACACGGATTATCAGCCAAGTTCGAAGTTTTGGTTGTGTGGTTAATAAGCATGTCAGTCTGTCAGATAGGATTCCTTGGGTCAAAACCTAATTAAATTGAAGTCTGTGGTCAAATTAACCAGAACTTCTCAAAAAGTTTGTGAACCCATGTTGTGGTACAGCACAATAGAAACCATACTTCACTTGCACTGACAGCGAATGGTTCatgatgaatatttatttgtttattctaaTTTTTTGCAGGGGCCATTAACTCTGAGCTGGCCAGGAACACCAGCTCACTGTTCCAAGTCCTTCTGATCCCCATCACTGcctttttcttcaaaaacacCGTCCAGGGAGCCCAGACCACGCTGCACTGCGCTCTCCAGGAGGGACTCGAACCCCTCAGCGGACGCTACTTCTCCAACTGCACCGCGAGGAATCTTTACCCCAAAGCCAAAGACGACGTCGCGGCCAAGAAGCTGTGGGAGCTGAGCGAGAGATTGAGCGGGCTCGTGTGAAAAACCCCACATCTGCAGAGCTTGAACGTAGTAGAACAGACATGGAGCTGCGTGCCGCGGTCATTTGGCCGGTTCAGGATAAAATGCCGATCATGACAACTCCTGTGTAGGAAAAGTGTGCCACATTTCTTTGATAACAGAAGattttgtgctgtggctgcttgctaaAAGTCGTAAGCAGACATTAATTGCTGCCATCATGGTTCCACCAGTACTGGAATATGGAAGTTCACCTGGAACAATGGCCACATTTATTTCCAAAGGACCACATTCACACGGCAGCCATCTTCCTCTGATGTCACGCTCAAATGTAGTCGAACTGCCGTGTTACAGGTTGTATTTTTTAGAAACTGCTTTCTGATTGATGAACAACTGAAAAGACACCGGACAGTGAAAATCCAGAGACACTGAGCCATATTTTAAGCTGAAACAACatatttgcactgcaaaaactcaaaatcttaccaagattatttgtcttatttcaagtcaaaatatctcattacacttaaaataagacatgatcacctcagaagtaacttgtttttagacaattgtctcttgtttcaaatgaaaattcacttgaaacaagtgaaaatgtgcttgtttcgttggcaaaatttgtttcttgtttctagctaattttcacttatttcaagtgaattttcactttttccactggcaaattttgccaatgaaacaagcaaattttcacttgtttcaagtgaattttcacttgaaacaagtgaaaatggtctaaaaacaaattacttctgaggtgatcatgtcttattttaagtgtaatgagatattttgactagaaataggacatttttgacttgaaataagacaaataatcttggtaagattttgcgtttttgcagtgtgatcacCTGTTAGCTTATATcagacaacagctaacgtta
This genomic window contains:
- the LOC115369827 gene encoding dehydrogenase/reductase SDR family member 13-like translates to MSTLLLVVGVVVGVAYIYRHIVVRGQQCTSRAKLHGKTVIVTGSNTGIGKTTAIDLAKRGARVILACRSQQRGEAALAEVKRESGSSQVVFMQLDLASLKSVRDFAETFLRTEPRLDLLINNAGIYMQGKTKDGLGLMFGVNHIGHFLLTNLLLDRLKECGPSRVINVASVGHNFGIIDFNCLNTHKALGQGDSFYDVLKIYCNSKLCNVLFTHELAKRLQGTKVTCYSLHPGAINSELARNTSSLFQVLLIPITAFFFKNTVQGAQTTLHCALQEGLEPLSGRYFSNCTARNLYPKAKDDVAAKKLWELSERLSGLV